The window CCCGCTGGAATGTTCTTTCCGGCATCGTAGAAAGCTTCCCCTTCCTTAGACAGTCTCGCTATCATGAACCATTTTACCTGAAAGAAAAGAGCGTTCATGAAAACCGGAGCAGCCGTTGCTGACTCTCCAGAACTTAAGGAACAGAAGATCCCATGCCAGTCAAGTACGTTCGATATGCAAGAGAGATGGGTCCCGCGTGGATCATCAGCGCAGTTGCCTGTGGGCCAGCGACATTAGCCAGCGTGGCCATTGCCGGTGTCAGCTATGGGTACCAGCTGCTGTGGGTAGTGATCCTCAGTGCGGTATTCGGCACCACCGCACAGTATCTGGCAGCCAGGGTAGGCATCCTTGAAGGTCAGGGGATTATTGCCGCAACGGAAAAACATCTGGGGAAACGCTGGGCATGGGTGCTCACCGTAGACGCGCTGCTGGCAACCTGGCTGGCGGCCATGGTGCTCATGAGCGCGCTGTCGGGCATCACCTCTCTGGTTACCGGCGTGGACACCCCATTTTGGGGCATGTTGTACGGCATACTGATCTCGGTATTTCTGGTGCGCAAGGGATACCGGAAATTTGAAACGCTCTGTAAAATTCTGGTGATCTTTGTCGTTGCCTGTTTTGTGGCCACGCTCTTTATGGCGGAACTCTCTCTGCCTGGCATTGTTCAGGGGCTTCGTCCCAATCTCCCCGGGGGGCTCAACGCGGCCATGATGATGGCGGCTATCATGGGCGGAGCCGTTCATGTCACCATTATCGGCATGCATACGTACAATACCAATGCCAGGGGCTGGAAACAAAGCGAGCTTTCGCTGGCCCGGTTCGACACCTTTACCTCCATGGGCCTGGCCCTCGGTCTCTACAGTGTGGCCATTTTTCTGGTGGCGGCAGCGGTTCTCCATCCCAACGGCATAGCGGTAACCAGTGCCACGGACGCGGCCCTGGCCCTCAAGCCATTTCTGGGGGACAATGCGATGAAGATTTTCATGATCGGGTTGTGGTGCGCCACCTTGACCACCCTCTCTCCCACCTTTATGGCCGGGGCCTATTTTATCTCGGACAAGATGGGATGGGAGCTGGATGTCAGGGACAAGCGCTTTGCGGCCGCCATAATAGCAGGCTGCCTGGTCAGCATGCTCGGCCCTTTCGTAAAGGGCGGCTTTTTCCTGCTCCTGCCCCTGATGCTGGCTTTAGGCCTTACCGGCACCCCTCTGATCATTGCGATCATTCTCTACCTCTTGAACAGGTCTGACGTCAGCCTGCGAAATTCAGCACTGCTGAACCTGATGGGCGGCCTCACCCTGCTGGTCACCTCATTTCTGGCGGTACGGTTTCTGCTTACCAAAATCGGGATCGCATGATGACAACTGACCATATTGAACAGTATCTCAACCGGCAGACGCTGATTGCAGGAGATGTCAATTCAGGCAAGACCACCAAAACCGGCCTGATTCTGCAGCGGTTTTTAGAGGCAGGCTATGGCCGGCAGATGGCTGTTCTAGATTTGGCCCCGGCAACGGTTGCCGGAATCGGCGGCAAGCTTGCTCTTGATTCCGGCAACCCGGTTCTCTATCTGACCGCCGACATTGCCGCCCCGCGTTCCATGGGCCGGGACGCTGCCCACACCCTGCAGCTGGCCACGGAAAATGCGCGAAAAATAGAAGAGTTGTTAGAAGAGTTCAGGGGAGACAGACGTGACATCCTTTTTATCAATGATGCCACCCTCTATCTGCAGTCCGGTAGCCTTGAGCTGTTTCTCAAGACGCTGGAGATGAGTGCCACCAGGATCATCAACGCCTACTATGGCACAACTTTCGCCGAGTCAGACCTGACCCGGCGGGAAAGACGGCTATCCGATAAATTGATGGACGCCAGCGACCAGGTGATCCTGCTTTAGCCCAAATTTCTCATGAGCCCATACAGCACAGCCTGAACTGAAGAGGAAACTAGTACACAGGTGGTACAGTTGGCACCTCATTTCAAGGCCTGCCCCTCCCCTTCCGGACCCAGAACTAAAAGTTTGATAAAAAGAACGGAATCATCACCGCGTTCACAAGATCTATAAAGAATGCGCATACCAGCGGCACAATGACAAAAGCCAAATGAGACGGGCCATAACGCTTTGAAACCGAGGACATATTTGCCATTGCGGTTGGAGTCGAGCCGAGAGAAATACCGCCAAAACCCGCACAGACGACAGCGGCATCATATGTTTTGCCCATTGCCGGGAAAACGATGAAAAGAGTAACCAGCACTGCAACCAGTAATTGCGCAGCCAGAATGGCTAATATCGGTCCGGCTAAATCGACCAAAGTCCATAATTGCATACTCATCAGTGACATGGCTAAAAATGTGCCAAGAGAAATATCTGCAAGCAGGGCGATGGAGGGTTTTCTGCTTGGCCATCTGGTCCCCGACCACCTCGGGAATGATTCCGGTATACAATTCGTGATGATGATACCCGCGAAAAGACAGGTGACAAAGAGAGGCAATTGCAGGCCCGCTTTACCTATGGCTTCATTGAGGATCAAGCCGAAGATAATACACACATGAATTGCCAGCACCGAATCGAGAAATGCCAGATAGTCTATCTTCTCATCAGCTTTGTTTTCATCTGACACCCCGACATCCATTGCCTCCTGCACTGCCGGCTTGAGGTTATAGCGGGTAATAAGCAACTTACCGATCGGGCCTCCCATGAGACTTGCCAGTATTAAGCCGAAAGTGGCACAGGCAATGCCGATTTCCATGGCATTGGATATTGCATAACCCTCCGCCACCCGCGGCGCCCAGGCAATAGCGGTGCCATGCCCGCCAATAAGGGAGATAGATCCACCCAGCAAGCCAACCTGGGACTGCAAGCTAAAGAATTTCGCCACGCTGAGACCGGTGATATTTTGTACAAACATGTACCCGATGGTTATGACCAGGAGGATGATGAGCGGCTTACCACCGTTAAGCAGATCTTTCAGACTCGAATTTATACCTATGGTCGTAAAAAAATAGACCAGCAGGACGTCCCGTGCCGCCAGGTCAAACTCAATTTCCACCCCTGTCGCCAGATAGACGACTGCTATCAACACAGAACAGATCAGGCCTCCTGTGACCGGCTCGGGAATACTGTATTCCCGCAGGACTTCCACAGCATCGTTTAACCGTTTACCCAGAAACAATATGACAATACCGATTGTAACCGTCAGAAATGATTTTATTAACAAAACCCCGTCGACGAATTCCATAATCTGCCTGGCCCCCAGCCTTATTTTGTCATCTCCCGTTGCCTGTCGCTCGGAGTGTTCATGTATATTCCTCAGCGCTCCACATTACACCTCAAAGGATTTCTGACCTCTTTCAGCGATACACCAACCAGCTCGCACCCAAAGTATATGGTCGCACAGTGGAGTGTCTGTAATCAAGAAGAAAGCCCTCATTCACCGCACGCAGCCTAACGCACTTCTGGTCGAAGAGCCTGCCCCTCCCTTGGATAGTCAGGATCGTCACGTGAGTTTGTGGCCCTCCCTAGTAATATGGAGAATATGTTCAACCACCTTCCACACATTGAGTGGGATCACCTTTTATTATGGGGCATCCCATCATCGAGGCACCTGAAAAAGCCGACGGACCAAAAACAACGCGCCCCAGACAACCGCGGCATCAGCAGGAAGGTTCTTCAAAATAGAATTGAGAATTTAAGTATCTTATTAAAATTCTGTCGTATGGCAGGGGCGCTGTGTTTTGGGCTATCTGGTAATAGTTGCAATTCCAGACCTGCCCCTCGGTTGTTTGCAGATATCTGCAAAAGAAAGTGTTGACAAAACCCTTCTGAACTACGATATTCAGGGCCGCTATTGTTGCCGAAGTGGCGGAATTGGTAGACGCGCTAGGTTCAGGGTCTAGTGGGGGTTTCCCCGTGGAAGTTCGAGTCTTCTCTTCGGCACCAAATTGATAAAGGGCTGCAGTCATTATGATTGCAGCCCTTTTTTTATTGTAACCGTTCAGCTGCCCAACCCTACCCGATTCCGGCAAATTCGTTCAACATTCGTTTCCCCGAAGCACTCCCAAGCTGATCAGCCCACTCAGGAAAACATATACCAGACACAGGCGGATCCTTTAGGATTCCTTGAGATTCCAGGCAAACCTGTGGATCGATAGAGCTGGATATGTCATGCCTACTGTTTGATAGACAATCATTATCACCTTCCCATAGAAACTCCCGACGCAAACCTGTCCCTCGGCATGCGCCAGCTCAATAGCATATTCACTCATTACCACAGAACAAATAAAGGGATCGTCAAGGCTTAGCTTTAATTCGGCTATACCTTGAAAGAGATTACCGAACATCCGGGGCCACATTATTCAACGGTGAGCAAATTACTATCCTCTAATAGTGCGTAATTACAATTCAAGACCGTACTCATTATTTCTTAGTATTTCTTAGCCCCACCTTAGCCGTTTCGGGCAACAAACCGTTTGCGGATATAGTCCGCACCGAAGATTATGAGGATGCCCAGCCAGGCAAGGGCATAGACCCGCCCGCTGACTGGGCCGGTACTCAAAATTTTCTGCAGCGGCGGCCAATACAGGGTCGCCCATGAGAAGACCACCTGAATGAGGATACCTGACACGATCAGAATATTTGTAAAAATCCCCTTGTCGAGCCCGGAGCGCAGGGTATAACGGCGGCCGAGGAGGTTGCCGATCTGCATCAGCAGGATGGTCGAAAGGGCAATGCCGGTGGCCGAGCGATAGAGCGCTGAATCGGTGGGCAGCTCGACCCCATAGCGCCAGCCGCCTTCAACGAGCACATAGAAAAATAAAAAAAGCGACCACGCTCCCTCCAGCAGGCCGAGAAACAGATAACTGTGAATCAGCAGTCCCGGTGTCAGCAACCCCTGAGCGAGATCTTGCGGCGGCCGCTCCATCACTTCGGTCGATGGCGGCTCCTGGCCCAGTGCCATGGAAGGGATGATATCGGTGCCGAGATCGATGGAGAGAATCTGTATGACGTTTAGGGCCAACGGTACCGGCAGGACGATATAGAGCAGGTAAGGCAGGATTTCCGGGCCATTGCTCACCAGCACATAATTGGTGAATTTCCCGATGTTCTGGAAGATTGTTCGCCCCTCCTCGATACCGGCCACTATGGAGGAAAAGTTGTCGTCAAGCAGGATGATCTGCGCCGATTCCCTTGCCACCTCGGTCCCCTTCAACCCCATGGCGATACCTACATCGGCAGCCTTCAGAGCCGGAGCGTCATTGACCCCGTCACCGGTCATGGCCACCACCTTTTCCATCTTCTGCAAGGCGGTGACGATCTTCATTTTCTGCGCCGGTGTGGTCCTGGCGAAAATACGCACGCCCTGCCGTAGCTTCTCGGTAAGCCGGCTCGTGGAAAGCTTTTTGAGAATATCACCGGTAAGGCAGGTTTCCCCCGTGCCACCATCGCCCACCAGTCCGATCTTTCGCGCCAGGGCGGTGGCGGTTTCCGGATGATCGCCGGTGATCAGGATGACGTCGATTCCTGCCTTTCGGCAGGTGGCGACAGCCTCCTCCACCCCCGGCCGCACCGGGTCCTCAAGGCCGATAAAGCCGGCCAGGGCAAGGCCATGCTCCAACTGCTCCTGGTCAAAGTCCTCCCCACCCCGTATTCCGGCGAGAGCTTCCGGGCTTAGCCGCCGCCAGGCGACTGTAATAACCCGCAACCCCCGGGAAGCCATATCCTGCATGACGCCCTCTGCCCTGCTCACCATCTCCCGGCTACATTCCCGGTCCAGCATCGGCGCGATGGCCTCGAACGCTCCCTTAACCACGAATATCCAGCCGACTTTATGCTGCAGGATACCGCCGGATCGCCGTTTTTCCACATCAAAGGCAAATCTGTGCCGGACGGCCGACTCGACCTCGGCAACAGCAAGTCCCGCGTCCTCGCACAGCATGGCCACCGCCACATCCAAAGGGTCACCGAGAAGTTCCGACTCGCTCCGTCGCACCTCGGAAGCCGCCAGGGCCATTCGTAGCAATCCCTTGCGCTCTACTCCCTCGAGAACCTCTCCGGTAAAGGGATCAAGCAGGCTGGTAATAGTCAGCCTGTTCATGGTCAGAGTGCCGGTCTTGTCCGAACAGATGACATGGACCGCCCCAAGCGCCTCGACGGCGTTGAGGCTTTTCACCAACACGTTTTTTCTGGCCATGCGCAGGCTGCCGATGGCGAGCGACAGGGTAAAGGTCGGCAGCAACCCCTCCGGCACATTGGCCACGATAATACCCATCATGAACACCAGGTTGGTCCACAAGGGTTTACCGGTCAACAGCCCGTAAAAAAAGAAGGAGCCCCCCATGGTGCAGGCGATAATAGTCAACACCCTGACCATGTGCGCGGTCTTGCGCTCCAGCGGAGACCTCACCCGCCGAATGGTCTGGGAAAGATGTGCCACTTTGCCGAATTCCGTGCGGATGCCGGTGGCGAACACTACCCCCGTGCCGGAACCTCGCACCACCGAACAGCCGGCATAGGCGACGTTGGCATGGTCTCCATACTCCGTAGATGATATTTCCGCGCTGACATCGCATGGCAGCGACTCACCGGTAAGGGGAGAATTATCCACTTTCAGGCGGTTGGTGTCCACGAGTCGCATATCGGCCGGGATCTTGTCACCCTCGGCAAGCAGCACCACATCTCCGGGAACAATCTGCCAGGCATTTTCCCGCACCAAACGGTTTTCCCGACGCACCTCGACCAGCTGCGGCAGGAAGTGTTTGAGCGCCTCCATGGCCTTTTCCGCCCGGTACTCCTGGATAAAGCTGAACATGGCGTTTATAAGCGCCACTCCTAAGAGCGCCCAGCCCAGCACATCCATGCTCTCACCGGGATTGACATGATGAGCGACCAGACAGATCAATGCGGAAAGCAACAACAGCAGCGTGAAAAAATTGGTGAACTGGTGGACAAGACTCCTGACGTTTTTCCACCTGTCGGGACGATCAAAACGGTTCTGGCCGACATGGGCGAGCCGTTCTTCCACTTCTTCTTGACGAAGTCCTGTCGGCCTGCTGTTCAGATGCTGAAATACCTCGTCAGGCGACAGGTGGGAAATATGGTGAAGACGATTCATCATATTTTCCTGTAAATCCCAACATCACAGGGCGATTCACGCAGGATCTGCTCAAGCCGGTTACCATAGTAAAACCGGGATTGCAAAAACCTGTCACTGGCTCCGAGCAGGACGAGTCTGGCATGCAGCCTGGCGGCCTGGATGAGAATTTCCTTGGGCCAGTCGTCGGACAACACCACATGATCATCGAAGCGAAAGCTCGGTGAATCTGTGGCCGCCACGATCTCTTCCATGACCTGCCGGAGATACAGATTGCCCTTATGCAAAAAATCTCGCGCCCTGGCGATGGTCAGATACCTGAACAGCAGCGTGTTTACCGTCATGATCCGCAACAGGGTCAGCGTGTGGATAGAGGGAGCCAGCAGCTGGAGAAACGGCATCGCCGCCTGAAATCCCCTGGGGTGTCCGCCGAGGGGAAACATGACATTTCCCGGGCGACCCAGCAGCCCCGGATCAACGACCCGCAGTGCCAGGGTGTTGAACTTCCTCGCTCTCAACAGCCTCTGCGAGACCGTTCCCGCCAGAAACCCTTTCCCCCTGGAAGTGGCCCGGGCGCCGCAAATGCAATAGACGTCATCCCCGGCTGGGATCACTTCGAGCAGGCTCGTCAGCACATTCTGCGTTAAGCGCCGGATCTGGACAGACAGCTCCACATCCAGTGCCCGCCCTTCACTGGCAATATGCTGCAGCTTCGCCTCCAACCGCTCGGCGCGCATGGAACCATCCTGGATGTGGACAAGCAGCAACCGCCTGTCCGGCACCTCACCGGCCATCCTGAGTGCGTACCTGGCCACCCAGTCACCACTGATTGAACCATCGTATGCCAGATATAACGAACGGGCCATCGCACCCTCCATCAAACGTATCCCTCGAAAAGAACCGCATCCCGTCCCTTGTCATTATTGTCCTGTAAATGGCCCCGGATGGCAAACTGACAACGTGCAGCGCTAATGCCCCCCTGGGACAAAGCCCATCGGACATAGAGCAACCACACCACGCCGGCAGTTTGACTCTGCAGGGCAAAGGTATATAAGCTTGAATAGAACAAAACTTTTTTGCCTATAAAATCACGGTGACGAATGGCCACTAATACTGTGCGAAAGACAGGTATGTCTGGAACCACCGGCAAAAAAGACACCGGAAACAATGTGACAAAACCATTCCGCTCTCCCCCATTCCCCATTGATTACCAGACGCTACGGGCATCTTTTTCCTGGGAGAGCATGCGCGGGGAACTACCGGATCGCCCACAGCAAAGGGCCGGCCGCCGATCGCCTGGCGATTCGTCCCTATCCGCAGGAACTTGAGGAAATCGTTGTTCTTCTGGATGCAACCCAGCTGCTCCTGCGACCAATCCGGCCGGAGGATGAGCGTGGCCTCCAGGATATCGTTTCCTCACTGCCCCCTGAAGATGTGCGGATGCGTTTCCTGCATCCCATGCGAACCCTGCCCCATGAGCTGGCGGCCCGGTTCACCCAGATCGATTACGACCGGGAGGTGGCTCTGGTTATCGAAGGAGTCGACAATCAGGGGTGCAGACTCCTCTATAGCGGCGTGAGAATAAGTGCAGACCCGGACAACGAGAGGGCGGAATTTGCGATACTCCTGAGAAGGGAAATGACGGGCAGCGGTCTCGGTCCCTTACTGCTGGGGCGGATTATCGACTATGCCCGCAACCGTGGCACAGCCACCCTCTACGGTGAAGTGCTCAGCGACAATATCCTGATGTTGCGCCTTGCTGCGGCATTTGGTTTTACCACAAAGCCGGTCAGCGATGATCCAGGTCTCAGGCTACTGGAACTACGGCTGTGACGCCCTTCTCCACCTGCAGCAACTCTACCTAATAACGGCGGATGTAGTTGATACAACCGTTGAGGCTTCCCAATAAGGGATTACACGGTTAACCCGTATCTCTCGAAACAGGGGCAGGAGAAGCGGCAATGATACCAATTCACAATCGATTGTCATGACCTTACCCCGTATGTGCGTATGTCCCGAATGTGATGAAGTTTTCGCAATATCCTTCCGGAATTGCCTTGAACTGCAGTCATGGTTTACCCATCTCGTGCACAACAGTCAAAGGGCAGAAGGTAACCGGGGTTGTTGGTCTTATTTATACCCCCTGCGGTTCACCTTCAGATTCACGTTCTTTCACATCATGCAAGCCATAAAAGTCGTAAACCGATTAAAAATATTAGTGTAAGAACAATTAGGCGAAAAAGTTCCTGCGACACTCTTTTATTTAGAGCGTTTCCCAATACACCTCCGATAATAATTATTGGAGAAAATGCCAGAACAAGGATTAAAACCTGGTCAGTGATAATTCCAATCCCTGAGTAAGCAAAGATTTTGAACAGATTGATCAGGGCGAAAAAAAGGACCAGCGTGCCTACAAAAGTTCTCGGGTTTGACCTTTTCTGCAGCATATATACTGACATCATAAGGCCACCTGCGTGAGCCACGGTGCTGGCAATTCCGCCTAGAAAGCCAAACAAAACCGTATAGGTCCGACTCTGCATTCTCTCTATGGACGTTCCTGTTTTCGTTTCAGCAGGATTGAAATACCGGATTCTGATTGTTTTTACGATTTGATGGGATGCAAATAGCAGGGCAAAGACTCCAACCCCATGCTTGAAAACAGTGTCCGGAGTAATTACCACAAGGTAACTACCCAGCAGAACACCGAGAGCAGCAAACGGCATCAATATCAGCAGCTCCTTTTTATCCCACTCCCCCCAATAATTCCGGACACCTATAATATCAGAAATCAACATGGCCGGTGCACCAAGTCCTAGAGCAACTTTTGCCGGCAGCACAAGGGCAAGGAAAGGAAGAAGAAAGATTCCGGCACCTACACCGACACCATTCTTTATGACTGCAGAACCGAAAACTGCAAACGCAATAATAATAATGTCAGTGTAGCTCATGGTCTCACCTATTGTGCCAGCATTGCAGCGAATTACTTTTGCCGTTCCAGCGGATGTCGATTACGATACTGTTATATTGTGCTGGGCAACCAGGTGGCGATGGCGGGGAATACTACTACCGGCGCAAACAGCATGAGAATTGCTGGAATAAAAATAGACTATCAATCTGCAAATATTATTAATCGTGGTATCTATTGCAACTTCGCAAAGAACATGAAGGTTGCCAGCAAACTTCCAGTCCGGTTCGATCGCCAATTATATTTATTCCATCTTATTGTAATATTCCTGTGGCTCAAGCCTTCCGCCACACTCACATTGAGATTCAGATGAGTAATAGATACTTTTACATTCTTTGCAAACACAACAATATGATCCATCAAATAGATCTCTTTTTCTTGCTATTTGCAAAATGTGGAAAAAAAATGTTGAAAAAACGCCACAACATGATGCAAAAATTAACACTTTAATTGTTGGTCCATTAATTACACTGCTATGTTTATTAGGCAATATAAAGCCAGCGATAAATGCAAAAACAGTAACAAACAAACCGATCAGTAATGGCGTTTTTGAACGAATAGCACGACTCAACATCATCCTTTCAATGTCTTTTATCTCTTTATCAGTTTTACGTGCGTAGTTCATGTAAATATAACATGGACATTGAGTCCGACAGGTGGAGTGACCAGACATGCTTTGCCCAGTGTTCCTTAGTGGGTTGTCGGTAATGTTTGTGTTGTTTTATACAGTGCAGACCCTGGTTAGGTGAGTGAGCTGACGCCATATCGTCAACTCACTCAATTTTCCATATTCAGTCTGTTACATGTATTCTATTACCCCATTAATTATTCTAGGTGATTTGCAGTCTTTTATAGATTTCAGGAAGCTTTCTGCGGGTCTTCTCCTTGACTTCTTCAAAAAGATTTCGTCCATGACTATCCATTGCCACCGTCAGGGGGCCGAAATCTTTTACCCGAAATTTATAGAGTGCCTCCGGGTGGAGATGCTCCCAATAGACCTCTTCAACTTCCTCGACCTGCTGGGTCTCGAGTGCTGCAGAACCACCAACGATTGCCAGGTATACAGCTGCATGTTCCTGCATTGCCTTCAAGCTGCCTTCATAGAGGCCACCTTTACCAATTATCGCCTTCACACCATATTGACCGATCAGGTCCGGGGAAAAACGGTCCATTCGAGTGCTCGTTGTCGTTCCGACACATATCTTTTCCCATTTGTCCCCAACTTTTTTCAAACTTGGAGCTGTGTGAATACAGGGCATTCCCGCAA of the Desulfosediminicola ganghwensis genome contains:
- a CDS encoding universal stress protein, translated to MARSLYLAYDGSISGDWVARYALRMAGEVPDRRLLLVHIQDGSMRAERLEAKLQHIASEGRALDVELSVQIRRLTQNVLTSLLEVIPAGDDVYCICGARATSRGKGFLAGTVSQRLLRARKFNTLALRVVDPGLLGRPGNVMFPLGGHPRGFQAAMPFLQLLAPSIHTLTLLRIMTVNTLLFRYLTIARARDFLHKGNLYLRQVMEEIVAATDSPSFRFDDHVVLSDDWPKEILIQAARLHARLVLLGASDRFLQSRFYYGNRLEQILRESPCDVGIYRKI
- a CDS encoding sulfite exporter TauE/SafE family protein, which encodes MSYTDIIIIAFAVFGSAVIKNGVGVGAGIFLLPFLALVLPAKVALGLGAPAMLISDIIGVRNYWGEWDKKELLILMPFAALGVLLGSYLVVITPDTVFKHGVGVFALLFASHQIVKTIRIRYFNPAETKTGTSIERMQSRTYTVLFGFLGGIASTVAHAGGLMMSVYMLQKRSNPRTFVGTLVLFFALINLFKIFAYSGIGIITDQVLILVLAFSPIIIIGGVLGNALNKRVSQELFRLIVLTLIFLIGLRLLWLA
- the gltS gene encoding sodium/glutamate symporter; its protein translation is MEFVDGVLLIKSFLTVTIGIVILFLGKRLNDAVEVLREYSIPEPVTGGLICSVLIAVVYLATGVEIEFDLAARDVLLVYFFTTIGINSSLKDLLNGGKPLIILLVITIGYMFVQNITGLSVAKFFSLQSQVGLLGGSISLIGGHGTAIAWAPRVAEGYAISNAMEIGIACATFGLILASLMGGPIGKLLITRYNLKPAVQEAMDVGVSDENKADEKIDYLAFLDSVLAIHVCIIFGLILNEAIGKAGLQLPLFVTCLFAGIIITNCIPESFPRWSGTRWPSRKPSIALLADISLGTFLAMSLMSMQLWTLVDLAGPILAILAAQLLVAVLVTLFIVFPAMGKTYDAAVVCAGFGGISLGSTPTAMANMSSVSKRYGPSHLAFVIVPLVCAFFIDLVNAVMIPFFLSNF
- a CDS encoding NRAMP family divalent metal transporter → MPVKYVRYAREMGPAWIISAVACGPATLASVAIAGVSYGYQLLWVVILSAVFGTTAQYLAARVGILEGQGIIAATEKHLGKRWAWVLTVDALLATWLAAMVLMSALSGITSLVTGVDTPFWGMLYGILISVFLVRKGYRKFETLCKILVIFVVACFVATLFMAELSLPGIVQGLRPNLPGGLNAAMMMAAIMGGAVHVTIIGMHTYNTNARGWKQSELSLARFDTFTSMGLALGLYSVAIFLVAAAVLHPNGIAVTSATDAALALKPFLGDNAMKIFMIGLWCATLTTLSPTFMAGAYFISDKMGWELDVRDKRFAAAIIAGCLVSMLGPFVKGGFFLLLPLMLALGLTGTPLIIAIILYLLNRSDVSLRNSALLNLMGGLTLLVTSFLAVRFLLTKIGIA
- a CDS encoding FumA C-terminus/TtdB family hydratase beta subunit; protein product: MATHHLTTPFTDEAIRKLQAGDIVYFDGTLFGIRDLTQIYMFDQNHEPPVSLAGMPCIHTAPSLKKVGDKWEKICVGTTTSTRMDRFSPDLIGQYGVKAIIGKGGLYEGSLKAMQEHAAVYLAIVGGSAALETQQVEEVEEVYWEHLHPEALYKFRVKDFGPLTVAMDSHGRNLFEEVKEKTRRKLPEIYKRLQIT
- a CDS encoding cation-translocating P-type ATPase, with translation MMNRLHHISHLSPDEVFQHLNSRPTGLRQEEVEERLAHVGQNRFDRPDRWKNVRSLVHQFTNFFTLLLLLSALICLVAHHVNPGESMDVLGWALLGVALINAMFSFIQEYRAEKAMEALKHFLPQLVEVRRENRLVRENAWQIVPGDVVLLAEGDKIPADMRLVDTNRLKVDNSPLTGESLPCDVSAEISSTEYGDHANVAYAGCSVVRGSGTGVVFATGIRTEFGKVAHLSQTIRRVRSPLERKTAHMVRVLTIIACTMGGSFFFYGLLTGKPLWTNLVFMMGIIVANVPEGLLPTFTLSLAIGSLRMARKNVLVKSLNAVEALGAVHVICSDKTGTLTMNRLTITSLLDPFTGEVLEGVERKGLLRMALAASEVRRSESELLGDPLDVAVAMLCEDAGLAVAEVESAVRHRFAFDVEKRRSGGILQHKVGWIFVVKGAFEAIAPMLDRECSREMVSRAEGVMQDMASRGLRVITVAWRRLSPEALAGIRGGEDFDQEQLEHGLALAGFIGLEDPVRPGVEEAVATCRKAGIDVILITGDHPETATALARKIGLVGDGGTGETCLTGDILKKLSTSRLTEKLRQGVRIFARTTPAQKMKIVTALQKMEKVVAMTGDGVNDAPALKAADVGIAMGLKGTEVARESAQIILLDDNFSSIVAGIEEGRTIFQNIGKFTNYVLVSNGPEILPYLLYIVLPVPLALNVIQILSIDLGTDIIPSMALGQEPPSTEVMERPPQDLAQGLLTPGLLIHSYLFLGLLEGAWSLFLFFYVLVEGGWRYGVELPTDSALYRSATGIALSTILLMQIGNLLGRRYTLRSGLDKGIFTNILIVSGILIQVVFSWATLYWPPLQKILSTGPVSGRVYALAWLGILIIFGADYIRKRFVARNG
- a CDS encoding GNAT family N-acetyltransferase, yielding MITRRYGHLFPGRACAGNYRIAHSKGPAADRLAIRPYPQELEEIVVLLDATQLLLRPIRPEDERGLQDIVSSLPPEDVRMRFLHPMRTLPHELAARFTQIDYDREVALVIEGVDNQGCRLLYSGVRISADPDNERAEFAILLRREMTGSGLGPLLLGRIIDYARNRGTATLYGEVLSDNILMLRLAAAFGFTTKPVSDDPGLRLLELRL